The nucleotide sequence TGATTCTTTTGGCCCATGACCAAAGCGAAGCGTCGCCGATAATCGTTTTCGCGTTTCCATGGGACGTGGCCCATGACCGTTGCCGTACCGGACGTTGGATTGATCACACCGCTTAGCAACTTCAGCGTCGTTGTCTTGCCCGCACCGTTTGGTCCCAGAAAGGCAACGAACTCGCCCTGGGGGACCGTCAAGTCGATCCCGCGGACCGCTTCGACTTCCGTGTACTCGCGGCGGAACAGCCCTTTCATGCTTTCGCGCAGCCCCTCGCGTTTGCGATAAACGCGGTACGATTTCGTCAGTCCCGAGACTTCGATGATGGGCATTGGCGGGCTGGCAACTTGTGTTGGAGATCCGGTGGACGACGGCCGGACCGTCAGGATGGATTGCGGCAAAGGGGGTCAACAATGACGCCCGACTGACGATTCAATGGCCATTTCTTTATCATGTTCCCCACCGATCGTCGATTCGCCATCGCGACGCCCGGAACGTCCGCCCCCCTGTTTCTTGTCCACGATCCGCAATCACGGTCCCCCCATGAGCCCCCGCCCCCCGTTTCGCGTCGGTTTGGGATATGACAGCCACCGACTGGGCAACGGCGGCCCCCTGCGGATCGGCGGAATGGACATTCCCGCGGAAGTCCACGCGATCGGCCACAGCGATGCGGACGTCCTGTTGCACGCGATCACCGATGCATTGCTGGGCTCGGTGGCCGCGCCGGACATTGGACGCTTGTTTCCCGACAACGGCACGGAAAATCGTGGACGCAACAGCGCCGATTTTGTCGCCGAAGCAATGCATCGGGTCCGATCGGCCGGCTACGAATTGGTCAACATCGATGCGGTGATTTTGGCCGAACGCCCCAAAATGGCGCCGCACATCGATGATCTGCGTCAGACCATCGGACGCATGCTGGACTTGCCGACCGACGGAGTGGGCTTGAAAGCGAAGACGGGGGAAACCGTGGGCGTGATCGGTCAGGGCGCGGCAATCGCAGCCCGCTGCGTCGTCATGATCCAAACACGAACATCAGTCGGCTGAATCGGCATCATTCGCATCGGGTATCGTCGGTTGCCGGATACTAATGGATTCTGGTTCGCTCTTGATTCGCTCAATCGCCCAGCGACACGCGGCATCGATGGGGACGCGCTGCCAGATTTCGCCCACACCGAACTCGACCAACGGTAAAGACTGTTGATCCCGCAAACGGCCGACGGTCACCGCCGATGCAAAAATCATCAAGGGATGGTCGGGGTCGACGGCACGAATTTGGGCCATCGATTGTCGGACCTGTGCCATCACCGCGTCGGGGACCGGTTGGTCTTCATAGATTTTCCCCAACGCCCACATCGACGACGCCCGGACCATCGGGTGATAGCCGCGTCGAACGAAAAACAACAACAAATCCGTTCCCGGCTCGTAACGATGCTGTCCGAAAACTTCGGCCAACTGTGACAATTGCTTGCTGCGGTCTTGGTCATAAGGGTATTGGGCTGCGGATTGCGGCAGCATTTTCTGGCGAAACGCATCCATGTACGCGGCAACTTGCTGACAGTCCGAATCGCTGCCGCCGGACTGTTTGATCGCCCACGCCGCGGTGACGTAGACACTGGGTACCGGATGTTCCAGCAGCATGATGTATTGGGCAACCGCGGGTCGGTGCCCCAAGCTGACCAGTCCCAAAATCGATTGTTCGGCCGCCTGCCAGTGTGGTGATTGCAACTGCTGCGATAACGCATCGATAATGCTCGATCGCCAATTTTCGTCAGATGCGGTATCGACCAAATGTCGCAATGCGTCCTGCCGGATTTGCGGCACCGGATCGGCCAGAGCCGATACAACGGCACTGATCGATGATTCATCCACCGGATCACGCAACAGTCGCAGACACAGCCGACGCAAATCAGTCTCACGCCGACCGCCGTCTTGATGGAACGCGATCGCATCGGCAGCCAACTGTCTGGCAACGTCGGTTTCGTGATCCGCCATGCCTTGCAATGCGATGGTCGAAGCCCCACGAACATCGGCATCGAAAATTTGGCGACGCTGTCGGGCCGCTCCCTCCGACGCATCGCCGCGCAACAATAGTGCCGCGACGTTCTGGTCAACGACGGTTCCCGCCCCAAGCTGCGGATCCAACAGCAGATCGACACGATCGGTATGTCCGTTCGGTTGCACCGCCGCCAGCGCAGTTGCCGCCTGCAAGCGAACCGCATCCGGCTGTTTTCGATCCAGCCAAGGACGGATTCGCCGTGCATCATCAGACACCCCAAGGGCGGCAATGCCCTGCAGCGCTACCACGACGTGTCCCGGCGGACTGTCATTCGAATCTAAAACGCTGCGCCAGTGGGACCTTGCGCAAGACTGGCCGGTTTGAATCAGTTTCTGTTGTGCTTGACTGGAAAGGTAGGGATCTTTGACCGCGATTTCCCACATTTGCGTGGCTTGTGTCTGATCCAACGCACCGTGCATCGCGATGCCCATCCATTGGCGTTGGGCCAGCGAATGCGTCCGGTTCGCCGCCGCGCGTCGAAGGGCCAAACGCGTCACCGACGCTGGCAACCACTGGCCCCGTTCCGGATCCTGCAGCCCCAGGTATTCTTCTTCGCGAATGACCTGCAACATCCGCTGTCGCAAACTTTCACGCTGTTCAGCCGGCAACTGATCCCACTGGTCCAGAACGGCGTC is from Crateriforma conspicua and encodes:
- the ispF gene encoding 2-C-methyl-D-erythritol 2,4-cyclodiphosphate synthase, with product MSPRPPFRVGLGYDSHRLGNGGPLRIGGMDIPAEVHAIGHSDADVLLHAITDALLGSVAAPDIGRLFPDNGTENRGRNSADFVAEAMHRVRSAGYELVNIDAVILAERPKMAPHIDDLRQTIGRMLDLPTDGVGLKAKTGETVGVIGQGAAIAARCVVMIQTRTSVG
- a CDS encoding HEAT repeat domain-containing protein, whose protein sequence is MKMIAKRQGNPLSAMLWIPLAGWIVSAVVFSRSLPAQDDVSASVAEVTFDVLNDLPVQVPLPVPDYPNTRSFPDDAVLDQWDQLPAEQRESLRQRMLQVIREEEYLGLQDPERGQWLPASVTRLALRRAAANRTHSLAQRQWMGIAMHGALDQTQATQMWEIAVKDPYLSSQAQQKLIQTGQSCARSHWRSVLDSNDSPPGHVVVALQGIAALGVSDDARRIRPWLDRKQPDAVRLQAATALAAVQPNGHTDRVDLLLDPQLGAGTVVDQNVAALLLRGDASEGAARQRRQIFDADVRGASTIALQGMADHETDVARQLAADAIAFHQDGGRRETDLRRLCLRLLRDPVDESSISAVVSALADPVPQIRQDALRHLVDTASDENWRSSIIDALSQQLQSPHWQAAEQSILGLVSLGHRPAVAQYIMLLEHPVPSVYVTAAWAIKQSGGSDSDCQQVAAYMDAFRQKMLPQSAAQYPYDQDRSKQLSQLAEVFGQHRYEPGTDLLLFFVRRGYHPMVRASSMWALGKIYEDQPVPDAVMAQVRQSMAQIRAVDPDHPLMIFASAVTVGRLRDQQSLPLVEFGVGEIWQRVPIDAACRWAIERIKSEPESISIRQPTIPDANDADSAD